Proteins from a genomic interval of Phalacrocorax aristotelis chromosome 3, bGulAri2.1, whole genome shotgun sequence:
- the IYD gene encoding iodotyrosine deiodinase 1 yields the protein MALFSSLTPVLIAIICVLIGVILKKTNGEKKKRETKSKPLSRPWVNEDLKDGTDHHLDEEDVDEEWQGLDENVAHVPLFVERYSEAEMIKRSQIFYELLNKRRSVRFLSNEPVPREVIDNVIRTAGTSPSGAHTEPWTFVVVQDPFLKHKIREIVEEEEEINYKKRMGDRWVNDLKRLRTNWIKEYLDTAPYLILIFKQVYGWLPNGKKKTHYYNEISVSIACGVLLAALQNAGLYTVTSTPLNCGPQLRVLLQRPANEKLLLLLPVGYPRKDATVPALTRKPLEDIMVVM from the exons ATGGCACTCTTTTCTTCCCTAACCCCAGTCTTGATAGCCATTATATGTGTGTTGATTGGGGTAATACTGAAGAAGACtaatggagagaagaaaaaacgtGAGACTAAAAGCAAGCCTCTGTCTCGCCCATGGGTGAATGAAGATTTAAAAGATGGCACTGACCATCACTTAGACgaagaag atGTCGATGAAGAGTGGCAAGGACTTGATGAAAATGTTGCCCATGTCCCCCTTTTTGTGGAGCGCTACTCTGAGGCTGAAATGATTAAAAGGTCACAGATATTTTACGAGCTTCTTAATAAGAGGCGGTCTGTCAGGTTTCTCAGTAATGAGCCGGTCCCCAGGGAGGTTATCGATAATGTCATCAGAACAGCAG GTACTTCACCCAGTGGAGCGCACACTGAGCCCTGGACCTTTGTGGTAGTTCAAgatccatttttaaaacataagatTCGTGAGATcgtagaagaagaagaagaaatcaaCTACAAAAAAAGGATGGGAGACAGATGGGTCAATGACCTGAAAAGATTGAG AACAAACTGGATCAAAGAGTACTTGGACACTGCTCCCTACCTGATCCTCATTTTCAAGCAGGTATATGGGTGGCTTCCAAATGGCAAAAAGAAGACCCACTATTACAACGAAATCAGTGTTTCTATTGCCTGTGGTGTTCTCCTTGCTGCACTGCAG AACGCAGGTCTGTACACCGTGACCTCCACACCACTCAACTGCGGCCCCCAACTCCGAGTGCTGCTGCAGCGCCCAGCAAATGAGAAGCTACTTCTGCTGCTCCCGGTTGGCTATCCCAGGAAAGATGCTACTGTGCCTGCGCTGACCCGAAAGCCGCTGGAAGACATCATGGTGGTCATGTGA